In a genomic window of Amycolatopsis japonica:
- a CDS encoding LuxR C-terminal-related transcriptional regulator — MADGVGSLAGWSADPTEVTSYVGRDAETGEARRLLEASSLVTLTGPGGVGKTRLAWRIAAAHREATADEVAFVSLAELREPALLVPTVANVLGFGDRSAKPAIDVVVEALQASRLLLVLDNCEHLVDSCAWFADTVVRACPQVTVLATSRQSLGVAGERVLPVPPLAIPEQGDSFERVMNDDSVRLFVDRATAVAPSFRLAEEDIEPLIRLCRRLDGLPLAIELAAVRARALSVRQLADRLDRQFSVLTKDRRGRPERHETMRALIDWSHDLCTGPERLLWARASVFSGSFDLDAAEQVCSGGELPRDHVLEVVDGLLDKSILLREEYPGGVRYRMLESVREYGVDRLSETGGTAEFRKRHRDWFAELAGRYATEWLETDQLGWIGRLRREHANLRVALDYCTGTPEDAVVGLRMLRDVKEFWIVRGLNTEGRMWVRRLDEAAAPDVPERAHGLWLSGFLAVVQGDMSAHRCMLERAAAEAQASGDELAAAYVLHVRAYAALIGNDMAEASRLFGTAIDLFRAHGDEGGDLWASYNHGLAVWLNGDLDRGRAVLAEAVERCERRGEVFWRGWALWSRAAAEYLQGDIAVAERCCEQVLRLHERVDDRVVVGFTLTVMAGCAARTKRPNRAAILQGASMNVWRTVGAWPTRYAAFTEPLLADTDTVTTALGWEVAVKEFADGAAMPTRDAIAYALEERTPGPRKQTAQVLTKRETEIAHVIAEGLTNQEIADRLGIARRTVDTHIDHILTKLGYSNRVQVATWVTRSADPS, encoded by the coding sequence ATGGCGGACGGAGTTGGCTCGCTTGCGGGGTGGTCGGCCGATCCCACCGAAGTGACCAGCTACGTGGGCCGGGACGCCGAGACCGGCGAGGCGAGGCGCCTGCTGGAGGCATCGTCGCTGGTCACGCTGACGGGGCCGGGCGGGGTGGGCAAGACCAGGCTGGCCTGGCGCATCGCGGCGGCCCACCGGGAGGCCACCGCCGACGAGGTCGCGTTCGTCTCGCTGGCCGAACTGCGGGAACCCGCGTTGCTGGTGCCGACGGTGGCGAACGTGCTCGGCTTCGGCGACCGCTCGGCGAAACCGGCCATCGACGTCGTCGTCGAAGCGCTGCAGGCGAGCCGGCTGCTGCTCGTGCTCGACAACTGCGAGCATCTGGTCGACAGCTGCGCCTGGTTCGCCGACACCGTGGTCAGGGCCTGTCCTCAGGTGACCGTGCTGGCCACGAGCAGGCAATCGCTCGGCGTGGCGGGCGAGCGTGTCCTGCCGGTGCCGCCGCTGGCGATCCCGGAACAGGGCGACTCCTTCGAACGCGTGATGAACGACGATTCCGTGCGCCTGTTCGTCGATCGCGCGACCGCGGTCGCGCCGTCGTTCCGGCTCGCCGAGGAGGACATCGAGCCGCTGATCCGGCTGTGCCGCAGGCTCGACGGCCTGCCGCTGGCCATCGAACTGGCCGCCGTCCGCGCGCGGGCGTTGTCCGTACGCCAGCTGGCCGACCGCCTCGACCGGCAGTTCTCCGTGCTCACGAAGGACCGGCGGGGGCGGCCGGAGCGGCACGAGACCATGCGGGCCCTGATCGACTGGAGCCACGACCTCTGCACCGGGCCCGAACGGCTGCTGTGGGCCCGCGCGTCGGTGTTCTCCGGCAGCTTCGACCTCGATGCCGCCGAGCAGGTCTGCAGCGGTGGCGAACTGCCGCGCGACCACGTCCTCGAAGTCGTCGACGGGCTGCTCGACAAGTCCATCCTGCTGCGCGAGGAATACCCCGGCGGGGTGCGGTACCGCATGCTGGAATCGGTGCGCGAGTACGGCGTCGACCGGCTCAGCGAGACGGGCGGGACGGCGGAGTTCCGGAAACGGCACCGGGACTGGTTCGCCGAACTCGCCGGCCGGTACGCCACCGAATGGCTGGAGACCGATCAGCTCGGCTGGATCGGACGGCTGCGGCGCGAACACGCGAACCTGCGCGTCGCCCTCGACTACTGCACGGGCACCCCCGAGGACGCGGTCGTCGGGCTGCGGATGCTGCGCGACGTCAAGGAGTTCTGGATCGTCCGCGGGCTGAACACCGAAGGCCGGATGTGGGTCCGCCGCCTCGACGAGGCCGCGGCTCCGGACGTTCCGGAGCGGGCGCACGGGCTGTGGCTCTCCGGTTTCCTGGCGGTGGTGCAGGGCGACATGTCCGCCCACCGGTGCATGCTGGAGCGGGCGGCCGCCGAAGCCCAGGCGAGCGGCGACGAACTCGCCGCCGCGTACGTGCTCCACGTCCGCGCCTACGCCGCGCTGATCGGCAACGACATGGCCGAGGCGTCACGCCTGTTCGGCACGGCCATCGACCTGTTCCGCGCGCACGGCGACGAGGGCGGGGACCTCTGGGCGAGTTACAACCACGGACTCGCCGTCTGGCTGAACGGCGACCTCGACCGGGGCCGGGCGGTGCTCGCGGAAGCCGTCGAACGCTGCGAGCGGCGCGGTGAGGTCTTCTGGCGTGGCTGGGCACTGTGGTCGCGTGCCGCAGCCGAATACCTGCAAGGGGATATCGCCGTCGCCGAACGCTGCTGCGAGCAGGTCCTGCGCCTGCACGAGCGGGTGGACGACCGCGTGGTCGTCGGGTTCACGCTCACCGTCATGGCGGGCTGCGCGGCCCGGACCAAACGCCCCAACCGGGCGGCGATCCTGCAGGGCGCCTCGATGAACGTCTGGCGCACGGTCGGCGCGTGGCCGACGCGGTACGCGGCGTTCACCGAACCGCTGCTCGCCGACACCGACACCGTGACGACCGCACTGGGCTGGGAGGTCGCGGTCAAGGAATTCGCCGACGGCGCCGCGATGCCCACCCGCGACGCCATCGCGTACGCCCTCGAAGAACGCACCCCCGGCCCGCGGAAACAGACCGCGCAGGTGCTCACCAAACGGGAGACCGAGATCGCGCACGTGATCGCCGAGGGCCTGACGAACCAGGAGATCGCCGACCGGCTCGGCATCGCCCGGCGCACGGTGGACACCCACATCGACCACATCCTCACCAAACTCGGCTACTCGAACCGCGTCCAGGTCGCCACCTGGGTGACCCGGTCCGCGGATCCCTCCTGA
- a CDS encoding ATP-binding protein — protein sequence MPIDEPVRKHTDELVLEVAAVPAQAAALRDVLAKWALDRGLPRELAEDLKLTAYEAMTNVVKHAYPDGTEGNVMTVTAAHDDGLLKISVADEGRWRDGRRPDGGRGLPIIRAFAPEASVTSTPTGTIVRLAWPCPAL from the coding sequence ATGCCGATCGACGAGCCGGTGCGCAAGCACACCGACGAGCTGGTCCTCGAGGTCGCCGCCGTCCCCGCCCAGGCCGCCGCGTTGCGGGACGTCCTGGCGAAATGGGCCCTCGACCGGGGTCTCCCCCGCGAACTGGCCGAGGATCTCAAACTCACCGCCTACGAAGCGATGACGAACGTCGTCAAGCACGCCTACCCGGACGGCACCGAAGGCAACGTCATGACGGTGACGGCCGCCCACGACGACGGCCTGCTCAAGATCAGCGTCGCCGACGAAGGCCGCTGGCGCGACGGCCGCCGCCCGGACGGCGGACGCGGCCTGCCGATCATCCGCGCCTTCGCGCCGGAGGCCTCGGTGACGAGCACACCCACCGGGACCATCGTCCGGCTCGCGTGGCCCTGCCCCGCCCTCTGA
- a CDS encoding aminopeptidase P family protein, which translates to MTGDRTRPDLRALLAAKGFRNWISDGWEPADDVVEVPPGTAEAAAAHRGRLSAELPGQRIALAAGRAVVRSNDTFHGFRADSDFVWLTGCQREGAILVMTPAGDSHHATLYVPRPAEAHEPDFVGDADTSPLWVGSAAGPAAYGDALGIECRPLEDLPHGLRGRNPSFLVGAGVDPALDAYRFGHSERLRTVLAELRRIKDDWEIGQLRDAVDATALGFADVLAALPEAVRGGGERWLQGTFDRRARTEGTGPGYTSIVAAGPHAPILHWTRCDGRVTEDSLLLLDAGVEVDSLYTADITRTFPVGGEFTKAQRDVYDLVHKAHVAALGEVRPGQDYGAFQATALRVLAEGLHDWGLLPVSVDEALSPDGQQHRRYIVCGTGHFLGLDVHDCAAAHPSTYREGTLAEGMALAVEPGLYFHAGDRTVPPELRGLGVRIEDDVVVTGSGYDLLSGGFPSTADEITAWVQAARR; encoded by the coding sequence ATGACCGGCGACCGAACCCGGCCGGATCTGCGCGCGCTGCTGGCCGCCAAAGGGTTCCGGAACTGGATCAGCGACGGCTGGGAGCCCGCGGACGACGTGGTGGAGGTGCCGCCGGGGACCGCCGAGGCGGCCGCCGCCCATCGCGGCAGGCTGTCGGCGGAACTGCCCGGTCAGCGCATCGCGCTCGCGGCGGGCCGGGCGGTGGTTCGGTCCAACGACACGTTCCACGGCTTCCGCGCCGACAGCGATTTCGTGTGGCTCACCGGTTGCCAGCGCGAGGGCGCGATCCTGGTGATGACCCCGGCGGGGGACAGCCACCACGCCACCTTGTACGTCCCGCGGCCCGCCGAGGCGCACGAGCCGGACTTCGTCGGCGACGCCGACACCAGCCCGCTGTGGGTCGGCTCCGCCGCCGGACCGGCCGCGTACGGGGACGCGCTCGGCATCGAATGCCGCCCGCTGGAGGATCTCCCGCACGGTTTGCGTGGGCGGAACCCGAGTTTCCTGGTCGGTGCCGGGGTCGATCCCGCGCTCGACGCGTACCGCTTCGGCCACAGCGAGCGGCTCCGGACGGTCCTCGCCGAGTTGCGCCGGATCAAGGACGACTGGGAGATCGGCCAGCTGCGCGACGCCGTCGACGCGACCGCCCTCGGCTTCGCGGACGTGCTGGCCGCGCTGCCGGAGGCGGTCCGCGGTGGTGGGGAACGCTGGCTGCAGGGCACCTTCGACCGCCGTGCGCGCACCGAGGGCACCGGCCCCGGCTACACCTCCATCGTGGCGGCCGGGCCGCACGCCCCGATCCTGCACTGGACCCGCTGCGACGGGCGGGTGACCGAGGACAGCCTGCTGCTGCTCGACGCCGGCGTCGAAGTGGATTCCCTGTACACGGCCGACATCACCCGAACCTTCCCGGTCGGCGGGGAGTTCACGAAGGCCCAGCGCGACGTCTACGACCTGGTGCACAAGGCGCACGTCGCGGCGCTGGGCGAGGTCCGCCCCGGTCAGGACTACGGCGCGTTCCAGGCGACGGCGCTGCGCGTGCTCGCGGAGGGGTTGCACGATTGGGGCCTCCTCCCGGTGTCGGTGGACGAAGCGCTGTCGCCGGACGGGCAGCAGCACCGGCGGTACATCGTCTGCGGTACCGGCCATTTCCTCGGGCTGGACGTCCACGACTGCGCCGCCGCCCATCCCTCGACGTACCGCGAGGGCACGCTCGCCGAGGGGATGGCGCTGGCGGTCGAGCCGGGTCTGTACTTCCACGCCGGTGACCGCACCGTGCCGCCCGAGCTGCGCGGTCTCGGCGTCCGTATCGAGGACGACGTCGTGGTCACCGGATCGGGATACGACCTGCTGT
- a CDS encoding response regulator, translated as MDDERVRVVLVDDEHLVRMALRLIVDGEPDLVVVGEAADGDAAVGVVGEQRPDVVLMDVRMPGRDGLSATEEILGLPEPPRVLVLTTFDSDEMVLGALRVGALGFLLKDTPPPRILAAIRTVATGEPALSPAATARLITAATGPHSSDARRASRDTARGLLATLTERERETAGAIAEGLSNTDVARKLDITVATVKAHTSSMLAKLGVENRVQIALLVRDAEE; from the coding sequence ATGGACGACGAGCGGGTGCGGGTCGTGCTGGTCGACGACGAGCATCTGGTGCGGATGGCGCTGCGGCTCATCGTCGACGGCGAACCGGATCTCGTCGTGGTCGGTGAGGCCGCCGACGGCGACGCCGCGGTCGGGGTGGTGGGGGAGCAGCGGCCCGACGTCGTCCTGATGGACGTCCGGATGCCCGGCCGCGACGGGCTGAGCGCGACCGAGGAGATCCTCGGCCTCCCGGAGCCGCCGCGGGTGCTGGTGCTCACCACGTTCGACTCGGACGAGATGGTGCTGGGCGCGCTGCGCGTCGGCGCGCTCGGATTCCTGCTCAAGGACACCCCGCCGCCGCGGATCCTCGCGGCGATCCGCACGGTCGCGACCGGCGAACCCGCGCTCTCACCCGCCGCCACGGCCCGGCTGATCACCGCGGCCACCGGGCCGCATTCGTCCGACGCGCGCCGGGCGTCGCGGGATACCGCCCGCGGGCTGCTGGCCACGCTGACCGAGCGCGAACGCGAGACGGCGGGCGCCATCGCCGAGGGGCTGTCCAACACCGACGTCGCGCGAAAGCTGGACATCACCGTCGCGACGGTGAAGGCGCACACGAGCAGCATGCTCGCCAAGCTCGGCGTCGAAAACCGGGTCCAGATCGCCCTGCTGGTCCGCGACGCCGAAGAGTGA
- a CDS encoding helix-turn-helix domain-containing protein, translated as MTASYAPARSAALVIARVVVDGIRHSLPEHAPLFDARATEFVASVLERDGMNLGIAAGADAFRQVGVAEYAAGKELDRLSRAYHSAGRGALPALASLSRQPGAGSGLMDTGVEALLRCSDVLIRLSTAAYRAAHTPSVAELRRDLLKEILSGRPPAKWAGLAAEAGWVPPARVVAVAAEPGAVRASFGPEVLADLAGEYPLLLVPDDVEIGGVLAGTRAAVGPAVAPADAAISLRWARRTLELVRREVIEDGPLVRWSDHLTTHWLFADEVLTTALVTRSLAPIADLPANERTKLAETLDAMLSARGGAPEIANNLGVHPQTVRNRMRRLRVLFGARLDDPQSRLDLRIALRADLLTTEPARQAAPMKVA; from the coding sequence ATGACCGCGTCCTACGCCCCAGCCCGCTCCGCCGCCCTCGTGATCGCCCGCGTGGTCGTGGACGGGATCCGGCATTCGCTGCCCGAGCACGCGCCGCTGTTCGACGCGCGTGCCACGGAGTTCGTCGCCTCGGTACTCGAGCGCGACGGGATGAACCTCGGCATCGCGGCGGGCGCGGACGCCTTCCGCCAGGTCGGGGTCGCCGAGTACGCGGCGGGCAAGGAGCTGGACCGGCTCTCCCGGGCCTACCACTCGGCGGGCCGCGGCGCCCTTCCCGCGCTGGCGTCGTTGTCGCGGCAGCCCGGGGCCGGGTCCGGCCTGATGGACACCGGGGTGGAGGCCCTGCTCCGCTGCTCCGACGTCCTGATCCGGCTGTCCACCGCGGCCTACCGCGCCGCGCACACGCCCTCGGTCGCCGAGCTGCGCCGAGACCTGCTGAAAGAGATCTTGAGCGGCCGTCCGCCCGCGAAATGGGCGGGACTCGCGGCCGAGGCGGGCTGGGTGCCGCCCGCGCGGGTGGTGGCCGTCGCCGCCGAGCCCGGCGCGGTCCGCGCGTCGTTCGGTCCAGAGGTGCTGGCCGACCTCGCCGGCGAGTACCCGCTCCTGCTCGTCCCCGACGACGTCGAGATCGGCGGTGTCCTGGCGGGGACGCGGGCGGCGGTCGGGCCCGCGGTGGCGCCCGCCGACGCCGCGATCTCCCTGCGGTGGGCGCGCCGGACGCTGGAACTGGTCCGCCGCGAGGTGATCGAGGACGGCCCGCTCGTGCGCTGGTCGGATCACCTCACCACGCACTGGCTGTTCGCGGACGAGGTGCTCACCACTGCGCTGGTGACGCGCAGCCTGGCGCCGATCGCCGACCTGCCTGCCAACGAGCGCACCAAACTCGCCGAAACCCTCGACGCCATGCTCTCCGCCCGTGGCGGGGCGCCCGAGATCGCGAACAACCTAGGCGTGCACCCGCAGACGGTCCGGAATCGCATGCGCCGTCTGCGGGTCCTGTTCGGTGCCCGGCTCGACGACCCGCAGTCCCGTCTGGACCTGCGGATCGCCCTGCGCGCGGACCTGCTCACGACCGAACCGGCGCGGCAGGCCGCCCCGATGAAGGTGGCGTGA
- a CDS encoding LysR family transcriptional regulator, translating to MALEIRHLRAICAIAEAGSLSQAAAALGMSQPSLTSLLQRLERQIGAPLFVRSHTGVTPTPVGEQTLRRALTLLVEFDRFESDLLGALGDGPVRLGSSQMDCLPTFVERLDDALPGLDVTVHVEPSSAVLAQALARATLDIAVIAMSDDQEVPLAKHLGHRVLFSWLPIFVGIPARHRLAGGLEVDLADLADEAWIGPPGPEDGSLTSLRAATHRAGFTPRIRFECPNGGGRHLIAAGQAVQLVEPTAPELPGMVVRPLKGDPMRMRLVLAWRKERLTWDQAENVYRAVMTSYTRHAMASTPFRTWWERRRDSQSWDGLVDFFRVAGS from the coding sequence ATGGCCCTGGAGATCCGGCACCTGCGGGCGATCTGCGCCATCGCCGAAGCGGGCAGCCTCTCGCAGGCGGCCGCCGCGCTGGGCATGTCCCAGCCCTCGCTGACCTCGCTGCTCCAGCGGCTCGAACGGCAGATCGGCGCGCCGTTGTTCGTCCGCAGCCACACCGGCGTGACGCCGACCCCGGTCGGCGAGCAGACGTTGCGCCGCGCGCTGACCCTGCTCGTGGAGTTCGACCGGTTCGAGAGCGACCTCCTCGGCGCGCTCGGCGACGGCCCGGTGCGGCTCGGATCGTCCCAAATGGACTGTCTGCCCACCTTCGTCGAGCGGCTGGACGACGCGCTGCCGGGGCTGGACGTCACCGTCCACGTGGAACCCTCCAGCGCGGTGCTGGCGCAGGCACTCGCCCGCGCGACACTGGACATCGCCGTCATCGCCATGTCAGACGACCAGGAAGTGCCGCTGGCGAAGCATCTCGGGCACCGGGTGCTGTTCTCGTGGCTGCCCATCTTCGTCGGCATTCCGGCACGGCACCGGCTCGCCGGCGGGCTCGAGGTCGACCTGGCCGACCTCGCGGACGAGGCGTGGATCGGGCCGCCCGGCCCCGAGGACGGCTCGCTGACGTCGTTGCGCGCGGCGACGCATCGCGCGGGGTTCACGCCGCGGATCCGCTTCGAATGCCCGAACGGCGGCGGACGCCATCTGATCGCCGCCGGGCAGGCGGTACAGCTCGTGGAACCCACCGCGCCGGAACTGCCCGGCATGGTCGTCCGGCCGTTGAAGGGTGACCCGATGCGGATGCGGCTCGTGCTGGCGTGGCGCAAGGAACGGCTGACGTGGGACCAAGCGGAGAACGTCTACCGCGCGGTGATGACGTCGTACACGCGGCACGCGATGGCGTCGACGCCGTTCCGGACGTGGTGGGAGCGGCGGCGGGATTCCCAGTCGTGGGACGGGCTGGTGGACTTCTTCCGGGTGGCCGGTTCATGA
- a CDS encoding sensor histidine kinase: MITDAGAQPPLRPWGEAWRLLAAAALGVLLWVITAAQLPVGASGPRVEWMITGDPLIALVCLIALLWRRRFPVVIAIAVILASTASVLAGGASLLALCSLATRRRPAETAVAAVLSVVTAVLVVDLYPARETPGPLWLMISLPTLLVGIVVAVGAAIGARREEVRSLRERVESAEREQAARAAEARIVERHRIAREMHDVLAHRVSLVAMQAGVLGHRPDLPAEQVAELARGIADGSHQALEELRDVLGVLRADPDELEPPQPSLADLPALVADARALGLAVTMELSTEGEPPDAIARTVYRIVQEGLTNAGKHAPGADVVVTVEGRPGDGMRATIRDSGAARAIAGPPASGFGLLGLAERVELAGGELDHHAEPGGGFVLAARLPWPVREGSE; this comes from the coding sequence GTGATCACCGACGCCGGCGCCCAGCCGCCCCTCCGGCCGTGGGGAGAGGCCTGGCGTCTGCTCGCCGCGGCGGCGCTGGGTGTGCTGCTCTGGGTCATCACGGCTGCGCAACTGCCGGTGGGCGCGTCGGGGCCGAGGGTCGAGTGGATGATCACCGGCGATCCGCTGATCGCGCTCGTCTGCCTGATCGCGCTGCTGTGGCGCCGCCGTTTCCCGGTGGTGATCGCCATCGCGGTCATCCTCGCTTCGACGGCGTCGGTGCTGGCCGGTGGCGCGTCGCTGCTGGCGCTCTGTTCGCTGGCCACCCGGCGGCGACCGGCCGAAACGGCGGTCGCGGCGGTGTTGTCCGTGGTCACGGCGGTCCTGGTCGTCGACCTGTACCCGGCGCGCGAGACGCCGGGGCCGCTGTGGCTGATGATCAGCCTCCCCACCTTGCTGGTGGGCATCGTGGTGGCCGTGGGCGCCGCGATCGGGGCGCGCCGGGAGGAGGTGCGCTCCCTGCGGGAACGGGTCGAGAGCGCGGAACGCGAGCAGGCCGCGCGGGCGGCCGAGGCCCGGATCGTGGAGCGCCACCGGATCGCCCGCGAGATGCACGACGTCCTCGCGCACCGCGTCTCGCTGGTCGCGATGCAGGCCGGGGTGCTGGGGCACCGCCCGGATCTGCCCGCCGAGCAGGTCGCGGAACTGGCGCGCGGCATCGCCGACGGTTCGCATCAGGCGCTGGAGGAACTGCGGGACGTCCTCGGCGTGCTGCGGGCGGACCCGGACGAACTGGAACCACCGCAACCCTCGCTCGCCGACCTTCCCGCGCTCGTCGCGGACGCGCGGGCGCTGGGGCTGGCCGTCACGATGGAGCTCTCGACCGAGGGCGAGCCGCCCGACGCGATCGCGAGGACCGTCTACCGGATCGTGCAGGAAGGGCTGACCAACGCGGGCAAACACGCGCCCGGCGCCGACGTGGTCGTCACGGTCGAAGGAAGGCCGGGCGACGGGATGCGCGCGACGATCCGGGATTCCGGGGCGGCGCGGGCGATCGCGGGCCCGCCCGCGTCGGGATTCGGTCTGCTGGGCCTCGCCGAACGGGTCGAACTGGCAGGCGGCGAACTGGACCACCACGCGGAACCTGGGGGCGGATTCGTGCTCGCCGCGCGTTTGCCGTGGCCGGTCCGCGAAGGGAGCGAATGA
- a CDS encoding STAS domain-containing protein yields the protein MTERIPFTRSNRDGPALHPAVPLPRPSAENLLRVQRIRWNDDLLVIAAAGEIDLATAGRLEQALRGRLPAATVLDLSEVGFLGVAGLRVIESAAVRARAERRTTGVVAEARPVLRLLHLFGSETQIPVYRRLDHAILEVSNQ from the coding sequence ATGACCGAACGCATTCCTTTCACGCGGAGCAACCGCGACGGCCCCGCGCTCCACCCCGCCGTTCCGCTACCCCGTCCGTCGGCCGAGAACCTCTTGCGGGTCCAGCGGATCCGGTGGAACGACGACCTGCTGGTCATCGCCGCGGCCGGGGAGATCGACCTCGCCACGGCGGGACGGCTGGAACAGGCCCTGCGTGGCCGCTTGCCCGCCGCCACCGTGCTCGATCTGAGCGAGGTCGGCTTCCTCGGCGTCGCCGGGTTGCGGGTCATCGAATCGGCCGCGGTCCGCGCCCGTGCCGAACGCCGCACGACCGGCGTCGTCGCCGAGGCCCGGCCGGTACTGCGCCTGCTGCACCTGTTCGGCTCCGAGACCCAGATCCCCGTGTACCGGCGCCTCGACCACGCGATCCTCGAGGTGTCGAACCAGTGA
- a CDS encoding carboxymuconolactone decarboxylase family protein — translation MARIAPLAPPYEADVEQALRKGMPPGVTEEPLALFRLLQRHPELASRMRVLGAGLLAHGELPALDREIVIARVTARCGCRYEWGVHAAVFAPMVGLTPERLEATVTGDSGHPAWSERHRALIAAVDELHDTATVSDAAWAALAAHYPASQLLEFLVLAGWYRTIAYVADGVGLDEEPWAAPYPGG, via the coding sequence ATGGCCCGCATCGCGCCACTCGCCCCGCCCTACGAGGCGGACGTCGAACAAGCCCTGCGCAAAGGGATGCCGCCCGGCGTGACGGAGGAGCCGCTGGCGCTGTTCCGGTTGCTGCAGCGCCATCCGGAGCTGGCGTCGCGGATGCGCGTCCTGGGAGCCGGTCTGCTCGCGCACGGCGAATTACCCGCGCTGGACCGGGAAATCGTCATCGCGCGGGTGACCGCCCGCTGCGGATGCCGCTACGAATGGGGTGTCCACGCCGCGGTTTTCGCGCCGATGGTCGGCTTGACGCCGGAACGGCTCGAAGCCACCGTAACCGGCGACTCCGGGCATCCCGCTTGGTCGGAGCGGCACCGCGCCCTGATCGCCGCCGTCGACGAACTCCACGACACGGCAACGGTTTCCGACGCCGCCTGGGCCGCGCTCGCCGCGCACTATCCGGCCTCGCAGCTCCTGGAGTTCCTCGTGCTGGCGGGCTGGTACCGGACGATCGCGTACGTCGCCGACGGGGTCGGCCTCGACGAGGAGCCGTGGGCCGCCCCCTATCCCGGTGGCTAG
- a CDS encoding winged helix-turn-helix transcriptional regulator: MPDHPIPRPGRPVRGSETGRPLMAALDLLGRRWTLRVIWELREGDVGFRELRRRCERMSSSVLATRLGELTEARIVETGGEGYRLTPLGERLLDALHPLEKWGLAWEKALRE, translated from the coding sequence ATGCCCGACCATCCGATCCCGCGGCCCGGGCGGCCGGTCCGCGGCTCCGAAACCGGCCGACCGCTCATGGCCGCGCTCGATCTGCTGGGGCGCCGATGGACCCTGCGGGTGATCTGGGAACTGCGCGAGGGCGACGTCGGCTTCCGGGAACTCCGGCGGCGCTGCGAGCGCATGTCGTCGAGCGTGCTCGCCACCAGGCTGGGCGAGCTCACCGAAGCCCGCATCGTCGAAACCGGCGGCGAGGGTTACCGCCTGACACCACTGGGGGAACGGCTTCTCGACGCGTTGCACCCACTGGAGAAATGGGGCCTCGCCTGGGAAAAGGCGCTGCGTGAGTGA
- a CDS encoding STAS domain-containing protein, with translation MTVTSGDGEHREVPFSVSVARPDGAEVVIAVAGEIDLTTSEDLKETFEEALEPVPGKLVVDLEGVEFCDSTGLATLVGINDRCNTQGVALRFLPSPTIRRLASKTGLSTLLPLA, from the coding sequence ATGACGGTGACGAGCGGAGACGGCGAACACCGGGAGGTTCCGTTCTCGGTGTCCGTCGCGAGGCCCGATGGCGCCGAGGTCGTCATCGCGGTGGCGGGAGAGATCGATCTGACGACCTCCGAGGACCTCAAGGAGACCTTCGAGGAAGCGCTGGAGCCCGTGCCGGGCAAGCTGGTCGTCGATCTCGAAGGCGTGGAATTCTGCGATTCCACCGGTTTGGCGACCCTGGTCGGGATCAACGACCGGTGCAACACCCAGGGGGTCGCGCTGCGTTTCCTTCCGTCGCCCACGATCCGGCGGCTGGCTTCGAAGACGGGGCTGTCCACACTCCTGCCGCTCGCCTGA
- a CDS encoding dihydrofolate reductase family protein, which produces MRTLIATAFVSLDGVVEGPGGEPGYRNSGWTFNGIEFDEAAYELKGREQGEATAMMMGRVSYQAFSPVWPGMTEEFAEYNAMPKYVVSTTLRDEDLVDNWGETTILRSLDDVAKLKETEGGPIIVHGSAELDRNLADAGLIDRYHLLLFPVLLGAGKKLFSDTDKDKQNLKLVESESYGNGIQKLVYDVIR; this is translated from the coding sequence ATGCGCACCCTGATCGCCACCGCGTTCGTCTCGCTCGACGGCGTCGTCGAAGGGCCCGGCGGAGAGCCCGGCTACCGCAACTCCGGCTGGACCTTCAACGGCATCGAGTTCGACGAAGCGGCCTACGAGCTCAAGGGGCGTGAGCAGGGCGAGGCCACGGCGATGATGATGGGCCGGGTCAGCTACCAGGCGTTTTCGCCGGTGTGGCCCGGTATGACCGAGGAGTTCGCGGAGTACAACGCGATGCCGAAGTACGTCGTGTCGACCACGCTGCGGGACGAGGACCTCGTCGACAACTGGGGCGAGACCACGATCCTGCGCTCGCTCGACGACGTCGCGAAGCTCAAGGAGACCGAGGGCGGGCCGATCATCGTCCACGGCAGCGCGGAACTCGACCGGAACCTCGCCGACGCCGGCCTGATCGACCGCTACCACCTGCTGCTGTTCCCGGTTCTGCTCGGCGCGGGCAAGAAGCTGTTCAGCGACACCGACAAGGACAAGCAGAACCTCAAGCTCGTCGAGAGCGAGTCCTACGGCAACGGGATCCAGAAGCTGGTCTACGACGTCATCCGGTGA